The following proteins are encoded in a genomic region of Thioclava nitratireducens:
- a CDS encoding ribonuclease E/G: MQGRVVLLDEIAGREAAALMVDGQLEDLIIDTSDEISFAPGAILRGTIGRQMKGQGGVFVDLPEGARGFLKEVKGLAPGQTVICMVSGGTEPGKALPVTLRVLFKSRYAIVTPGAPGINVSRRIHEENLRADLQAAAEAVMEGSDMGVILRSAAAHVSLEEVAEDVAAMRELAEAVTNDTVGGPELLVDAPDPHEEAWRDWAEPVPDEVIEGGFDDHGVTDAIGALLHPRVDLPGGAHLMIEPTRALISVDVNTGNDTTPAAALKANIAAARELPRQLRLRGLGGQVVIDFAPMPKRDRQALEQQLRRAVKGEPETSLAGWTPLGNFEMQRKRDRVPLARLLRGQTTEAI; this comes from the coding sequence ATGCAGGGGCGTGTGGTTCTGCTGGACGAAATCGCCGGTCGCGAAGCGGCGGCGCTGATGGTCGACGGGCAACTCGAAGACCTGATCATCGACACTTCCGACGAGATCAGCTTTGCCCCCGGCGCGATTCTGCGCGGCACGATCGGTCGCCAGATGAAAGGGCAGGGCGGCGTCTTCGTCGATCTGCCCGAAGGCGCGCGCGGCTTTCTGAAAGAGGTGAAGGGGCTCGCCCCCGGCCAGACCGTGATCTGCATGGTCTCCGGCGGCACCGAGCCCGGCAAGGCGCTGCCTGTGACGCTGCGGGTGCTGTTCAAGTCGCGCTACGCCATCGTCACCCCCGGCGCGCCCGGCATCAACGTCTCCCGGCGGATCCATGAAGAGAATCTGCGCGCCGACCTGCAGGCAGCAGCCGAGGCGGTGATGGAAGGCTCGGATATGGGCGTGATCCTGCGCTCCGCCGCGGCCCATGTGTCGCTCGAAGAGGTGGCCGAGGATGTCGCCGCGATGCGCGAGCTGGCCGAGGCCGTGACTAACGATACTGTAGGCGGGCCGGAGCTGCTCGTCGACGCGCCCGATCCGCATGAAGAAGCCTGGCGCGACTGGGCCGAACCGGTGCCGGACGAGGTGATCGAAGGCGGGTTCGACGATCACGGCGTCACCGACGCGATCGGAGCGCTTCTACACCCGCGGGTCGACCTTCCGGGCGGGGCGCATCTGATGATCGAGCCGACCCGTGCCTTGATTTCGGTCGACGTCAATACCGGCAACGACACGACGCCCGCCGCGGCGCTGAAGGCGAATATCGCCGCGGCCCGAGAGTTGCCGCGTCAGCTGCGTCTGCGTGGCCTTGGGGGGCAGGTCGTGATCGACTTTGCCCCGATGCCCAAGCGCGACCGTCAGGCGCTGGAGCAGCAGCTGCGCCGCGCCGTAAAAGGCGAGCCAGAGACCTCGCTCGCAGGCTGGACGCCGCTGGGCAATTTCGAGATGCAACGCAAGCGCGACCGCGTGCCGCTCGCACGTCTCTTGCGGGGCCAGACGACGGAGGCGATATGA
- a CDS encoding DNA gyrase inhibitor YacG, translating into MSCPICGKEADPKYRPFCSKRCADVDLARWLNGSYVIPGDIAEEEERAPTGPAGDDLPPGKPH; encoded by the coding sequence ATGAGCTGCCCAATCTGCGGCAAGGAGGCCGACCCGAAATACCGCCCCTTCTGTTCCAAGCGCTGTGCCGACGTCGATCTGGCGCGCTGGCTGAACGGCTCCTACGTCATTCCCGGCGATATCGCCGAGGAAGAAGAGCGCGCGCCGACCGGCCCCGCGGGCGATGATTTGCCCCCCGGCAAGCCGCACTGA